The following DNA comes from Coleofasciculus sp. FACHB-1120.
CCCAGCCGCTTGCAACGCTTTAGAGACTCTGCTAGTGCATCGCGCGATCGCATCGGAATTTTTACCGCAAGTTGCGAATACTTTGCAAGAAAAAAAAGTAGAATTGCGAGGCGATGAAAGCACCTGCGAAATTCTGAAGATTACACAGGCGGCAGAAGCCGACTGGGCGATAGAATATAGCGATTTGATTCTCTCAATCAAAATTGTGGATTCTCTCTCAGAAGCCATTGACCATATTAATACCTACGGTTCTCGGCATACTGATGCCATCGTGACAGAAGATGCTGCTGCTGCCAGTAATTTTCTGGCACAAGTCAATGCCGCTGGAGTGTTTCATAACTGTTCAACTCGCTTTGCCGATGGCTTCCGCTACGGATTGGGCGCAGAAGTGGGAATCAGTACCCAAATGATGCCTCCTCGCGGGCCTGTAGGCTTAGAAGGACTGGTGACATACAAATATCAAATTGCTGGCGATGGACACATTGCCGCCACATACAGCGGTGCAGATGCCAAACCCTTCACCCATCGAGATTTGTAAAAACTCGATCTAGGTGTAGTACGAATATCTGGCGAGAGTTTTCGTAGGTCTAAAGTCAGTCATTGGGAGCATCTCCATTATGAAATTTACAGAGAAACTCTCTTAATTTTCTTAATTTTCCCACCTCCCAAAACCAGCACGGGGAAAGTCAGGGATGAATTTTTTCGACAGAAGGCAAGAAAAATTTTATTCACGAGCGCTGGGGTAGGTTTTAAAGTAGGATTGATGTTTTTAAAAACATTGGGAGGCTTACCTAGTAATCGCTAATTCTGGCATTGGGAAGGGACAATTCAGGAATCTTTGAACTAAAAAAGGAGCCATGTCTATGAACTCACAACCATCACTTTACGAGCGTCTGGGCGGTGTTTACAATATTGCAGCCGTAGTCGATGATTTCATTGACAGAATCATGGTTGACCCAAAATTAAATGCGAATCCTCTCGTAGATGAAGCACATCATCGAGTATCAAAAGCAGGTTTTAAGTATCTTGTGACGGAAATGGTTTGCTGGGCGACAGGTGGCCCACAACAATATACGGGTCGTTCAATGCACGATT
Coding sequences within:
- a CDS encoding group 1 truncated hemoglobin, with protein sequence MNSQPSLYERLGGVYNIAAVVDDFIDRIMVDPKLNANPLVDEAHHRVSKAGFKYLVTEMVCWATGGPQQYTGRSMHDSHVHLKISPEEWEVFLADFQQSLDKFEVPQTEQKELFDIVASTRQDIVE